TTCTGAATGGTAAATCTCCCAGATAATCTACATCCATTGCTTCTGCGAAGTCTTTTCCTTTTGTATCTCCGAAGAGGTTAATCTTCTCGTTACAGTGTGGACATTCGAAGTAGGACATATTTTCGATTAAACCTATTTTATCTATGTGTAGCATTTTTGTCATGGTTACACATTTTGTTACATCTTCTTCTGATACTGAGCTTGGTGTGGTTACCATTACTGCTGCGTCAAGGTCTGGTATCATCTGAAGTACTGTTAGTGGTTCGTCTCCTGTGCCCGGTGGGTTGTCAAATATCATAACATCAAGATTGCTCCATGCTACATCTGATATTAATTGTTTGATTGCACCTGTTTTTTGTGGTCCTCTCCATATGATTGGTGAACCTGTGTTTTCTATTAGAAATGCCATGGATGCAACAAGTATACCGTCATCTGTTTCTACTGGTATTAACTTGTTTCCTTTTACATTTAGTTTTTTATCTTCTATTCCTAACATTTTAGGTACGTTAGGTCCATGAATGTCTACATCATATAATGCTGTTTTTAATCCCATTGCATTAAATGCTTGAGCTAAAT
This genomic interval from Candidatus Methanosphaera massiliense contains the following:
- a CDS encoding Mrp/NBP35 family ATP-binding protein, yielding MAHEHGAGLSEEDKKAIMEQNINITRNLSHIKYKIAVMSGKGGVGKSTVAVNLAQAFNAMGLKTALYDVDIHGPNVPKMLGIEDKKLNVKGNKLIPVETDDGILVASMAFLIENTGSPIIWRGPQKTGAIKQLISDVAWSNLDVMIFDNPPGTGDEPLTVLQMIPDLDAAVMVTTPSSVSEEDVTKCVTMTKMLHIDKIGLIENMSYFECPHCNEKINLFGDTKGKDFAEAMDVDYLGDLPFRTSVSESADKFDQPIVKSEPESAAAKEFMKIAETIKEKYMTKD